A DNA window from Impatiens glandulifera chromosome 7, dImpGla2.1, whole genome shotgun sequence contains the following coding sequences:
- the LOC124946193 gene encoding uncharacterized membrane protein YuiD-like isoform X2 yields the protein MDEVMTAADSVSSLRTYSSQSSSFSPWNLPLLSAVLACAIAQFLKPVTTWFKEKRWDSRRMVGSGGMPSSHSALVTALASAIGFQEGVGGSMFAVAVVLACVVMYDASGVRLHAGRQAELLNLIVCELPPEHPVSTVKPLRDSLGHTPLQVIAGAVLGCIVAFILRTS from the exons ATGGACGAGGTTATGACCGCGGCCGATTCTGTTTCTAGCTTACGAACGTATTCTTCACAGTCTTCCTCCTTTTCACCTTGGAATCTCCCTCTTCTCTCCGCAGTTCTCGCTTGTGCTATTGCTCAGTTTCTCAAGCCCGTTACCACCTG GTTCAAGGAGAAGAGATGGGATTCTAGAAGGATGGTTGGATCAGGTGGAATGCCGTCGTCACATTCAGCGCTTGTTACGGCTCTTGCTTCAGCTATTGGTTTTCAAGAAGGAGTTGGAGGGTCTATGTTTGCCGTTGCAGTCGTTCTAGCATGTGTT GTCATGTATGATGCATCTGGTGTCAGACTTCATGCTGGTCGGCAAGCTGAA TTATTGAATCTAATAGTATGTGAGCTTCCTCCTGAGCACCCGGTCTCTACTGTAAAGCCTCTTCGTGATTCGCTTGGCCATACTCCACTTCAG GTAATTGCAGGTGCTGTGTTGGGATGTATTGTGGCATTCATCTTAAGAACCTCGTAA
- the LOC124946193 gene encoding uncharacterized membrane protein YuiD-like isoform X1, with product MDEVMTAADSVSSLRTYSSQSSSFSPWNLPLLSAVLACAIAQFLKPVTTWYMCRFKEKRWDSRRMVGSGGMPSSHSALVTALASAIGFQEGVGGSMFAVAVVLACVVMYDASGVRLHAGRQAELLNLIVCELPPEHPVSTVKPLRDSLGHTPLQVIAGAVLGCIVAFILRTS from the exons ATGGACGAGGTTATGACCGCGGCCGATTCTGTTTCTAGCTTACGAACGTATTCTTCACAGTCTTCCTCCTTTTCACCTTGGAATCTCCCTCTTCTCTCCGCAGTTCTCGCTTGTGCTATTGCTCAGTTTCTCAAGCCCGTTACCACCTGGTAT ATGTGCAGGTTCAAGGAGAAGAGATGGGATTCTAGAAGGATGGTTGGATCAGGTGGAATGCCGTCGTCACATTCAGCGCTTGTTACGGCTCTTGCTTCAGCTATTGGTTTTCAAGAAGGAGTTGGAGGGTCTATGTTTGCCGTTGCAGTCGTTCTAGCATGTGTT GTCATGTATGATGCATCTGGTGTCAGACTTCATGCTGGTCGGCAAGCTGAA TTATTGAATCTAATAGTATGTGAGCTTCCTCCTGAGCACCCGGTCTCTACTGTAAAGCCTCTTCGTGATTCGCTTGGCCATACTCCACTTCAG GTAATTGCAGGTGCTGTGTTGGGATGTATTGTGGCATTCATCTTAAGAACCTCGTAA
- the LOC124946193 gene encoding uncharacterized membrane protein YuiD-like isoform X3, producing MCRFKEKRWDSRRMVGSGGMPSSHSALVTALASAIGFQEGVGGSMFAVAVVLACVVMYDASGVRLHAGRQAELLNLIVCELPPEHPVSTVKPLRDSLGHTPLQVIAGAVLGCIVAFILRTS from the exons ATGTGCAGGTTCAAGGAGAAGAGATGGGATTCTAGAAGGATGGTTGGATCAGGTGGAATGCCGTCGTCACATTCAGCGCTTGTTACGGCTCTTGCTTCAGCTATTGGTTTTCAAGAAGGAGTTGGAGGGTCTATGTTTGCCGTTGCAGTCGTTCTAGCATGTGTT GTCATGTATGATGCATCTGGTGTCAGACTTCATGCTGGTCGGCAAGCTGAA TTATTGAATCTAATAGTATGTGAGCTTCCTCCTGAGCACCCGGTCTCTACTGTAAAGCCTCTTCGTGATTCGCTTGGCCATACTCCACTTCAG GTAATTGCAGGTGCTGTGTTGGGATGTATTGTGGCATTCATCTTAAGAACCTCGTAA
- the LOC124946247 gene encoding uncharacterized protein LOC124946247 — protein MGDDPIFNKMQDFFFNNTISSSNNCIIKSSNSSMLDEHHDHMIKKETFHDEDHHDHTNIDIGLNLFPCVASSSGSKAISASDKLTVLKSELERINAENQHLRDKLNQVGNNYRALHGHILAISRDQHYGNLTTNNFKPMTNNPRSNDQDREVRDGLLKSMDIDDYHFDHDGNEDQTKMVRRARVSVRTCLGESMEIALVICV, from the exons ATGGGAGATGATCCTATATTCAACAAGATGCAAGatttcttcttcaacaataCTATTAGTAGTTCTAATAATTGTATCATCAAATCATCTAATTCTTCCATGCTTGATGAACATCATGATCACATGATCAAGAAAGAGACTTTTCATGATGAAGATCATCATGATCATACTAATATTGAT ATCGGTCTCAATCTATTCCCTTGTGTTGCTTCAAGTAGTGGTAGCAAGGCTATTTCTGCTAGTGATAAg TTGACCGTTCTAAAGTCCGAGTTAGAAAGAATCAATGCCGAGAATCAACATTTGAGGGACAAGCTTAATCAAGTGGGTAACAACTATCGTGCACTTCATGGCCACATTCTAGCTATTTCTCGCGATCAACATTATGGAAATTTGACCACAAACAATTTTAAGCCCATGACAAATAATCCGCGATCCAATGATCAAGATCGTGAAGTACGCGATGGTTTATTGAAGTCCATGGATATCGATGATTATCATTTTGATCATGATGGAAATGAGGATCAAACGAAGATGGTGAGGAGAGCACGTGTTTCAGTTCGCACATGCTTAGGAGAATCTATg gaaATTGCATTAGTTATATGTGTGTGA
- the LOC124946192 gene encoding protein COFACTOR ASSEMBLY OF COMPLEX C SUBUNIT B CCB4, chloroplastic, translating to MMLGSMEIGSFLRPTPVKRKSHITSPFPSLPISVRASSNLQGGGGAYRGPKPTREWPADWISNNDDTVRSLPIYVGGASLVAVLLNRAISGIAPVADAGSSQSRADLLTLGLAVTNILAGLVWLSIKPKTISMVYPEGVVCQKISPHLPHLAVSEILWVWESLSVATCCRSLVIVYDEKFILQYGYASTSSSDNSEPIYVDVENLMQGSLYQSVLKSGSQSYLANLSLFPAGKPELPFLPSNTQAVILQPLGDRGIAIIGGDTIRGFTSSDQAWISLIGDKLVTTLQSIVMSEEISIRK from the exons ATGATGTTAGGTTCTATGGAAATCGGAAGTTTTCTCCGTCCAACACCTGTAAAGCGAAAATCGCATATTACTTCTCCATTCCCTTCCCTACCAATATCCGTAAGAGCTTCTTCCAATTTACAG GGAGGAGGAGGAGCTTACAGAGGACCGAAACCAACAAGAGAATGGCCAGCTGATTGGATTTCCAACAACGATGATACTGTTCGGAGCTTACCAATCTATGTAGGCGGTGCATCTTTGGTGGCTGTTCTCCTCAATCGCGCTATCTCCGGCATTGCTCCTGTAGCTGATGCTGGCAG TTCTCAATCTAGAGCTGATTTACTGACATTAGGTTTGGCTGTGACTAACATTCTTGCTGGACTTGTATGGTTGTCTATCAAACCTAAAACGATATCAATG GTTTATCCAGAAGGTGTGGTTTGCCAAAAGATAAGTCCTCATCTTCCTCATCTTGCTGTTTCAGAGATATTATG GGTGTGGGAGTCTCTTTCAGTTGCCACTTGCTGCAGATCCCTAGTTATTGTTtatgatgagaaattcatactTCAATATGGGTATGCTTCTACATCATCTTCAGATAATAGTGAACCAATTTATGTTGATGTTGAAAATTTGATGCAAGGATCCCTCTACCAGAGTGTACTGAAATCTGGATCAC AGAGCTACTTGGCTAACCTTTCTCTTTTTCCTGCTGGCAAACCTGAGTTGCCTTTTCTACCTTCAAATACACAG gctGTCATCTTGCAACCCCTTGGTGACAGGGGAATCGCGATAATAGGAGGCGACACGATTAGGGGCTTTACATCTTCAGATCAG GCATGGATATCGTTAATTGGAGATAAACTCGTCACTACACTACAGTCAATTGTTATGTCTGAGGAAATATCGATTCGCAAATAA